One Methylosarcina fibrata AML-C10 DNA segment encodes these proteins:
- the pilW gene encoding type IV pilus biogenesis/stability protein PilW has product MRPDLFPRFILPALMIAVLTACASLGETGAKKKEKADTYLQLGVRYMNLNKLDIAKENLEKAVDYDSGNAEAHNSLAFLYEKMKQYDDAENEYETALNLNPDDVRVQNNFGRFLCDRGETDKGLALLAQAGSDPLNERPWIALTNAGRCLLNKGDRAKAEPYLRQALESSKAYAPALAGMQKISYQKGDLWAAKGFLERYLSVASHTPETLFVAFQTERALGNTDRAKEYRNLLLEKFPLSNEANKIRSISE; this is encoded by the coding sequence GTGCGGCCTGATCTATTTCCTCGATTCATACTTCCGGCGCTGATGATTGCCGTGCTGACCGCTTGCGCTTCATTGGGCGAAACCGGCGCCAAAAAAAAGGAAAAGGCGGATACCTACTTGCAGTTGGGCGTACGCTACATGAATCTGAACAAGCTGGATATTGCGAAAGAGAATCTGGAAAAGGCGGTCGACTACGATTCGGGCAATGCCGAGGCGCACAATTCCCTGGCGTTCTTGTATGAAAAAATGAAGCAGTACGACGACGCCGAAAACGAATACGAAACTGCGCTGAACTTGAATCCGGACGACGTCAGAGTGCAGAATAACTTCGGCCGCTTTTTATGCGACCGCGGCGAGACCGACAAAGGCTTGGCCCTGTTGGCCCAGGCGGGTTCCGATCCGTTAAACGAACGGCCGTGGATTGCCCTGACCAATGCCGGCCGCTGCCTCTTGAACAAAGGCGACAGAGCAAAGGCCGAACCGTATTTGCGGCAGGCCCTGGAGTCGAGCAAAGCCTATGCGCCGGCTCTGGCGGGCATGCAAAAGATCAGTTATCAAAAAGGCGATCTGTGGGCCGCCAAAGGCTTCCTGGAACGCTATTTGAGCGTTGCCTCCCATACGCCGGAAACCTTGTTCGTCGCTTTTCAAACGGAGCGCGCCCTGGGCAATACCGACCGGGCGAAAGAATATCGAAACCTGTTACTGGAAAAATTTCCCCTTTCGAACGAAGCAAACAAGATCCGGTCCATTTCCGAGTAA
- the der gene encoding ribosome biogenesis GTPase Der yields MLPVIALVGRPNVGKSTLFNYLTKSREALVADYPGLTRDRQYGRIKHGKRACLVVDTGGIADDAEGIDSIAGKQVRIALEEADVVFFLVDARAGLSASDKIIADNLRKLNKPVILVVNKTDGIDSNVAAADFYSLALGEPVLISATHGRGVPQLLASIDRLLPNEEEIVEETAKGIGIAVVGRPNVGKSTLVNRLLGEERVVVYDQPGTTRDSIYIPFERQGKLFTLIDTAGMRRRSKISESIEKFSVVKSLQAIEKSNVVIYLIDASEGVTDQDAHLLGLVLEAGRALIIGLNKWDGLSPEQKETVRRQLDLKLSFLDFAEKHPISALHGSGVGKLFDVIHALYASAMLDMSTPMLTRILKEATEAHQPPMVDNRRIKLKYAHQGGRNPPTVVIHGVQTDALPNSYKRYLMNYFRAQLDLKGTPVRLEFKSPENPFHGRKNPLTERQQQKRQRLIRHSKKK; encoded by the coding sequence ATGTTACCCGTTATAGCCCTGGTCGGCCGGCCCAACGTCGGCAAGTCGACTTTATTCAATTACTTGACCAAAAGCCGGGAAGCCTTGGTGGCGGATTATCCGGGCCTGACCAGAGACCGGCAGTACGGCCGCATCAAGCACGGCAAGCGGGCTTGTCTCGTGGTCGATACCGGCGGCATCGCCGACGATGCCGAGGGCATCGACAGCATTGCCGGAAAACAGGTCCGGATCGCCTTGGAAGAAGCCGACGTCGTGTTCTTTCTGGTCGATGCGCGCGCCGGCTTGAGCGCTTCCGACAAGATCATCGCCGACAATTTAAGGAAATTGAACAAGCCGGTCATTCTTGTCGTCAACAAGACTGACGGCATCGATTCGAACGTGGCGGCCGCCGATTTTTACTCCCTGGCGTTAGGCGAGCCGGTACTTATTTCCGCGACCCACGGCCGGGGCGTCCCTCAATTATTGGCCAGTATCGACCGGTTGCTGCCGAACGAGGAGGAAATCGTCGAAGAGACTGCGAAAGGCATCGGCATCGCGGTGGTCGGCCGGCCCAACGTCGGCAAATCGACCCTGGTCAATCGCCTGCTGGGCGAGGAACGGGTGGTGGTCTACGATCAGCCGGGCACGACCCGCGACAGCATTTACATTCCTTTCGAGCGCCAGGGCAAACTGTTTACCCTGATCGATACGGCCGGCATGCGCCGGCGGAGCAAGATTTCGGAATCGATCGAGAAATTCAGCGTGGTCAAGAGCTTGCAGGCGATTGAAAAATCGAACGTGGTCATTTACTTGATCGACGCCAGCGAAGGCGTCACCGATCAGGACGCCCATCTGTTGGGTCTGGTGCTGGAGGCGGGCAGGGCGCTGATTATCGGGCTGAACAAATGGGACGGCCTGAGTCCGGAACAAAAAGAAACCGTCCGGCGGCAGCTTGATCTCAAGTTGTCGTTTCTGGATTTTGCCGAAAAACATCCTATTTCCGCGCTGCACGGCAGCGGCGTCGGCAAGCTGTTCGACGTGATCCATGCCTTGTACGCTTCGGCCATGCTCGACATGTCCACGCCGATGCTGACCCGGATTCTGAAAGAGGCGACCGAGGCTCATCAGCCGCCCATGGTGGACAACCGTCGCATCAAGCTGAAGTATGCCCATCAGGGCGGGCGCAATCCGCCGACGGTGGTGATTCACGGCGTGCAGACCGATGCCTTGCCGAATTCCTACAAGCGCTATTTGATGAATTATTTTCGTGCTCAACTGGATTTGAAAGGCACTCCGGTCCGGCTCGAATTCAAGTCGCCGGAAAATCCATTCCACGGCAGAAAAAACCCGCTGACGGAGCGTCAGCAACAAAAACGCCAACGATTGATCCGGCATTCCAAGAAAAAATAG
- the hisS gene encoding histidine--tRNA ligase: MANNIQAIRGMHDVLPDQTPLWQHAEQIIREVLAGYGYREIRLPIVEKTELFKRSIGEVTDIVEKEMYTFDDRNGDSLTLRPEGTAGCLRACLEHGLIHNQVQRLWYYGPMYRHERPQKGRYRQFYQLGVETYGLAGPDIDAELILIMHRLWNRLGVRSKVKLQLNSLGTLQERAVYRDSLVDYFRRHLEQLDVDSLRRLDANPLRILDTKNPAMKAVVEAAPVLMDYLGEDSLGHFDALRSILDDLGIEYEINYRLVRGLDYYGKTVFEWVTDELGSQGTVCAGGRYDGLIEQLGGRASHAVGFAMGMERLLALMETLDQISVAGDVDVYLIRVGEKAEREGLRLAETFRNEIPSLKLQLHCGGGNFKSQFKKADKSGAEFAVILGEDEVAEGKVGLKSLRGENDSTGLQQTLSRDEAIAFLTGRFGKSS; this comes from the coding sequence ATGGCAAACAATATACAAGCAATCCGAGGAATGCACGACGTGCTTCCAGACCAGACGCCGCTTTGGCAGCATGCCGAGCAAATCATCCGGGAAGTGCTCGCAGGCTATGGGTATCGCGAGATTCGTCTGCCGATCGTGGAAAAAACCGAACTTTTCAAACGTTCGATCGGTGAAGTCACCGACATCGTTGAAAAGGAAATGTATACCTTCGACGACCGCAACGGCGATTCGTTGACCCTGCGCCCCGAAGGCACCGCAGGCTGCCTTAGGGCCTGTCTCGAACACGGACTGATCCATAATCAAGTGCAAAGATTATGGTATTACGGCCCGATGTATCGCCACGAACGTCCGCAAAAAGGGCGCTACCGGCAGTTCTATCAACTGGGCGTTGAAACTTACGGTCTGGCCGGCCCCGATATCGATGCGGAACTGATTTTAATCATGCATCGGCTGTGGAACCGGCTCGGCGTGCGGAGCAAAGTCAAATTGCAACTGAATTCGCTGGGCACTTTGCAGGAAAGGGCCGTGTACCGGGACAGCCTGGTGGATTATTTCCGCCGGCACCTGGAACAACTGGACGTCGACAGCCTGCGCCGTCTGGACGCCAATCCGTTGCGGATCCTCGACACCAAAAACCCGGCAATGAAGGCCGTGGTGGAGGCCGCTCCGGTCTTGATGGATTATCTGGGAGAGGACAGCCTGGGTCATTTTGACGCCTTGCGGTCGATTCTCGACGATCTGGGCATCGAGTACGAAATCAATTACCGCCTGGTCCGCGGACTGGATTATTACGGCAAGACCGTTTTCGAATGGGTGACCGACGAACTGGGTTCCCAGGGCACCGTATGCGCCGGCGGCCGCTACGACGGCCTGATCGAACAATTGGGCGGAAGAGCCAGTCATGCGGTGGGGTTTGCGATGGGCATGGAACGTTTGCTGGCGCTGATGGAAACGCTCGATCAGATTTCGGTAGCCGGGGACGTGGACGTTTACCTGATTCGGGTCGGCGAAAAAGCCGAGCGGGAAGGATTGCGGTTGGCCGAAACGTTCAGGAATGAAATTCCTTCGTTAAAACTTCAGCTTCATTGCGGCGGCGGCAATTTCAAAAGCCAGTTTAAAAAAGCCGACAAGTCGGGCGCCGAATTCGCCGTCATTCTGGGAGAGGATGAGGTTGCGGAAGGCAAGGTCGGGCTTAAATCCTTACGCGGGGAAAACGACTCGACCGGTCTCCAGCAAACGTTATCCCGAGATGAAGCGATTGCCTTTTTAACCGGCCGTTTCGGAAAATCCAGTTAA
- a CDS encoding bifunctional tRNA (adenosine(37)-C2)-methyltransferase TrmG/ribosomal RNA large subunit methyltransferase RlmN — protein MNSAPAPDKTQSVNLLDFDRKGLEAFFAVLGEKPFRATQLMKWIYQEGVDDFDRMTNLSKPLRSYLAEHGHIATPEVVVEQIASDGTRKWAMQTHCGNRVETVFIPEEGRGTLCVSSQIGCALACSFCSTAQQGFNRNLGTSEIIGQLLVAQRRLGPDKKITNVVMMGMGEPLLNFDNVVAAMHLMMDDFAFGLSKRRVTISTSGVVPAMYRLTQVCDVSLAVSLHAVTDELRDQLVPINKKYPLKELMEACRDNAKLAPRRTITFEYVMLDGVNDSMEDARGLIKLLKTVPSKLNLIPFNPFPGSPYRCSSNHTIHRFKTLLNEAGIVTTVRKTRGDDIDAACGQLVGKVDDKSRRHLKLKAMGFDSAA, from the coding sequence ATGAACTCTGCCCCCGCACCCGATAAAACTCAATCCGTCAACCTGCTCGACTTCGACAGAAAGGGCCTGGAGGCTTTTTTTGCCGTTCTGGGGGAAAAGCCGTTTCGGGCGACTCAGTTGATGAAGTGGATCTATCAGGAAGGCGTCGACGATTTCGACCGGATGACCAACCTGAGCAAACCGCTGCGCTCCTATCTGGCCGAGCATGGCCACATCGCCACCCCGGAAGTCGTCGTCGAGCAAATCGCTTCCGACGGCACCCGGAAATGGGCGATGCAGACCCACTGCGGCAACCGCGTCGAAACGGTGTTCATTCCCGAAGAAGGGCGGGGCACGCTGTGCGTGTCCTCGCAGATCGGCTGCGCGCTGGCCTGCTCGTTTTGCTCGACCGCACAACAGGGCTTCAACCGCAATCTCGGCACCTCGGAAATCATCGGCCAGTTGCTGGTGGCGCAAAGACGCCTCGGCCCGGATAAAAAGATCACCAATGTGGTCATGATGGGCATGGGCGAGCCGCTGCTCAATTTCGACAACGTCGTCGCGGCGATGCATCTGATGATGGACGATTTCGCGTTCGGCCTGTCCAAGCGCCGGGTGACCATCAGCACCTCGGGCGTGGTGCCGGCCATGTACCGGTTGACTCAGGTTTGCGACGTCAGTCTGGCGGTGTCGCTGCATGCGGTGACCGACGAACTTCGGGATCAACTGGTGCCGATCAATAAAAAATATCCGTTGAAGGAATTAATGGAGGCCTGCCGGGACAACGCCAAACTGGCTCCGAGGCGCACGATCACTTTCGAATACGTCATGCTCGACGGCGTCAACGATTCGATGGAAGACGCCCGCGGCCTGATCAAATTATTGAAAACGGTGCCGTCCAAGCTGAATCTGATACCGTTCAATCCGTTTCCGGGCTCGCCCTACCGGTGTTCGAGCAATCATACGATTCACCGCTTCAAAACCTTATTGAACGAGGCGGGGATCGTCACCACGGTCAGAAAGACCAGGGGCGACGACATCGATGCGGCCTGCGGGCAACTGGTCGGCAAGGTCGACGATAAAAGCCGTCGGCATCTTAAACTGAAAGCAATGGGGTTCGACAGTGCGGCCTGA
- a CDS encoding YfgM family protein — MAIYDTEEEQLEALKRWWKENGPASIIGVALGIALIVGWNFWQTHRQEKAEQASNLYTQYLKAVAENKKESAEKLGQRLQQEFKNSEYAHFGGLMQAKLKAEQGDLAGAKEILKTVAAHSDKELSNVAKLRLVRVMMASGEFEQGLQLISEIDPATEAGFAGSYDELTGDLLVALDRTDEARTSYEKALRSGHQSPLLKLKIEDLTAPERVQTQK; from the coding sequence GTGGCTATTTACGATACAGAAGAAGAACAGCTTGAAGCATTGAAAAGATGGTGGAAAGAGAACGGTCCGGCATCGATTATCGGAGTGGCGTTGGGCATCGCTCTGATCGTGGGCTGGAACTTTTGGCAGACTCACCGGCAGGAAAAAGCCGAACAGGCCTCGAATCTTTACACCCAGTACCTGAAAGCCGTTGCGGAAAACAAAAAAGAGTCGGCCGAAAAGCTCGGCCAGCGTCTGCAGCAAGAGTTCAAGAATAGCGAATACGCCCATTTCGGCGGGCTGATGCAGGCCAAACTGAAAGCCGAGCAGGGCGATCTGGCGGGAGCCAAGGAAATCCTGAAGACGGTAGCCGCCCATTCGGACAAGGAACTGAGCAATGTAGCGAAATTGAGGCTGGTTCGGGTCATGATGGCGAGCGGCGAGTTCGAACAGGGCCTGCAGTTGATCAGCGAAATCGATCCGGCGACCGAAGCCGGTTTTGCCGGCAGTTACGACGAACTGACCGGCGATTTGCTGGTGGCCCTCGACCGGACCGACGAAGCGCGCACCTCCTACGAAAAGGCTTTAAGAAGCGGTCATCAGTCTCCGCTGTTAAAACTTAAAATCGAGGATCTGACCGCTCCGGAAAGAGTGCAGACTCAAAAATAA
- the bamB gene encoding outer membrane protein assembly factor BamB yields the protein MHWIILLAALSLAGCSAAESIGEGLSGITDFFLGGADNSEPPKPLAEYTPEIQLEVLWKETVGVGSEEQSLKLVPAVGGGKVFAADREGLVEARNLSDGDLLWEAETEFHFSGGPGLGAGTVILGTTDAEVVALNSENGDILWKALVTSEVLSVPVVSSGTVIVRTTDGSIVALNEKTGKRLWNYVRSVPALSIRGTGSPIVVEDNVISGEDSGKLMALRLDDGKFSWETSIALPKGRSEIERLVDLDADPIESGGVIYVASYHGGIGAVSELDGDVLWRKEDISSSSGISSDGDYLYLVDTESHVMQLDHRTGSPLWKQKDLQNRRLTAPAAYHSYVVTGDLEGYVHWLSTTDGRQLARVKITDGPIDARPVVADDTVVVYAKDGALAAVKAR from the coding sequence ATGCATTGGATCATTTTATTGGCGGCCTTGAGTCTGGCCGGATGTTCCGCGGCTGAGTCGATCGGCGAAGGACTCTCGGGCATAACCGATTTTTTTCTGGGCGGCGCCGATAATTCGGAACCGCCCAAACCGCTTGCCGAATACACCCCGGAAATCCAGTTGGAAGTGCTCTGGAAGGAAACGGTCGGAGTCGGATCCGAAGAGCAGTCTTTAAAATTGGTGCCGGCCGTGGGCGGCGGCAAGGTGTTTGCTGCGGACCGGGAAGGTTTGGTGGAAGCCAGGAATTTATCGGACGGAGACTTGCTCTGGGAAGCCGAGACCGAATTTCATTTTTCCGGTGGGCCGGGGCTTGGCGCCGGTACGGTTATTTTGGGAACGACCGATGCGGAAGTGGTCGCTCTCAATAGCGAAAACGGCGACATTCTCTGGAAAGCGCTCGTGACCAGCGAAGTGCTTTCGGTTCCGGTCGTCTCTTCCGGGACCGTGATCGTGCGTACGACCGACGGTTCGATCGTCGCCTTGAACGAGAAAACCGGAAAGAGGCTCTGGAATTACGTCCGCAGCGTGCCCGCGCTGAGTATTCGCGGTACCGGTTCGCCTATCGTCGTGGAAGACAATGTAATCAGCGGCGAAGACAGCGGCAAGCTGATGGCGTTACGCTTGGACGACGGCAAATTTTCGTGGGAAACCAGCATTGCTCTGCCGAAAGGAAGGTCCGAAATCGAACGTCTGGTCGACCTGGACGCCGATCCCATCGAGAGCGGCGGCGTGATTTATGTCGCCAGCTATCACGGCGGCATCGGCGCCGTTTCGGAACTGGACGGCGACGTCTTGTGGCGCAAGGAAGACATATCCTCCAGCTCCGGCATCAGCAGCGACGGCGATTATCTCTACTTGGTCGATACCGAAAGTCACGTCATGCAATTGGATCACCGGACCGGCTCGCCGCTGTGGAAACAGAAGGATCTGCAGAATCGAAGACTGACGGCGCCCGCCGCCTATCACAGCTATGTCGTGACCGGAGACCTTGAAGGTTACGTGCATTGGTTGTCGACCACCGACGGCAGGCAACTGGCCCGCGTCAAGATTACCGACGGCCCCATCGACGCGAGACCGGTGGTGGCGGACGATACCGTGGTCGTCTATGCGAAGGACGGCGCTCTGGCTGCTGTAAAAGCTCGATAA